A region from the Aphis gossypii isolate Hap1 chromosome 1, ASM2018417v2, whole genome shotgun sequence genome encodes:
- the LOC114120064 gene encoding proton-coupled amino acid transporter-like protein pathetic isoform X1 → MGSQAVEPELQTFLLDEKSNMKEVPQNKRKPSKKLEKGEVAHLNGIDYFDPFLERNLEHPTTNGETLTHLLKASLGTGILAMPQAFQCSGLITGIFATVFVSFVCTFCSYSLVKCAHTLYRRTKVSSMGYADVAEVAFANGPEWSRKFSSFTRQSVLWLLFVTYFGTCSVYTVIIASNFEQLFQHHMGFALNLRYFIAMLLIPLILLSYVPNLKYLAPVSMVANLLMSVGLGITFYYTLYDLPSISERPAVGTFATFPTFFCLTVFAMEAIGVVMPLENNMKTPRSFLGVFGVLNVGMGGVTIVYILLGFLGYLKYGEATESSITLNLPTEDIAAQVAKVCISLAVFCTYGLQFFVCLEIAWTKIQDNFEKATIYHNYVLRTVMVTLSVLIAVAVPTIGPFIGLIGAFCFSLLGIIVPVIIEFATYWDKVTVWMTIRNAVLIAVGFLALVFGTSNSVFQIISAYSTVPPVPTNMTHSAAQ, encoded by the exons atg GGTTCACAAGCCGTAGAACCGGAACTCCAGACGTTCCTTTTGGACGAAAAGTCCAATATGAAAGAAGTACCTCAAAACAA acGAAAACCTAGCAAAAAACTAGAGAAGGGCGAAGTCGCACACCTCAATGGCATCGACTACTTTGATCCATTCCTTGAGAGAAACTTAGAACACCCTACTAC TAATGGCGAGACCTTGACTCATTTACTCAAAGCGTCTCTGGGAACCGGGATCCTGGCTATGCCGCAAGCTTTCCAGTGTTCGGGACTTATAACTGGCATATTCGCTACAGTATTCGTGTCGTTCGTGTGCACGTTTTGTTCGTATTCATTG gTAAAATGCGCACACACCCTCTACAGGCGGACAAAAGTATCGTCCATGGGCTACGCAGACGTGGCTGAAGTGGCGTTCGCCAATGGACCCGAATGGTCTCGGAAGTTCTCGTCGTTTACCCGGCAGTCAGTGCTTTGGCTGTTATTTGTTACATACTTTGGAACGTGCAGCGTATACACTGTGATCATCGCATCGAACTTTGAACAATTGTTCCAGCATCACATGGGTTTTGCGCTAAACCTCCGGTATTTTATTGCAATGCTGCTCATACCGCTCATACTGCTCAGCTACGTGccaaatcttaaatatttggCTCCTGTGTCCATGGTCGCCAACCTGTTGATGTCCGTTGGTTTGGGCATCACGTTCTACTATACGTTATACGACTTACCCAGTATTTCGGAAAGGCCGGCCGTAGGGACCTTTGCAACGTTTCCAACATTCTTCTGCCTCACTGTGTTCGCCATGGAAGCCATCGGAgtg gtGATGCCGTTGGAAAACAACATGAAAACGCCCAGAAGCTTTTTGGGAGTTTTCGGTGTGCTGAATGTCGGCATGGGTGGCGTGACCATCGTGTATATTCTGCTCGGTTTCCTCGGTTATTTGAAGTACGGCGAAGCGACGGAATCGAGTATAACGTTAAATCTTCCCACTGAAGACAT TGCTGCTCAAGTTGCTAAAGTATGCATTAGCTTAGCAGTGTTCTGTACGTATGGTCTACAGTTTTTCGTTTGCTTGGAAATCGCGTGGACCAAAATCCaagataattttgaaaaagctACAATTTACCACAACTACGTTCTAAGAACTGTCATGGTGACCTTGTCTG TGTTGATCGCGGTGGCTGTACCGACAATCGGACCGTTTATCGGACTCATCGGAGCTTTTTGTTTCTCGTTGCTTGGCATCATCGTGCCTGTGATCATAGAGTTCGCCACGTACTGGGACAAAGTGACCGTCTGGATGACTATTCGGAACGCAGTGTTGATCGCCGTCGGCTTCTTGGCTTTGGTCTTTGGCACGTCTAACAGCGTCTTCCAAATCATTTCCGCGTACAGTACCGTCCCTCCCGTGCCCACAAACATGACTCATTCGGCCGCTCAATGA
- the LOC114120064 gene encoding proton-coupled amino acid transporter-like protein pathetic isoform X2: MKEVPQNKRKPSKKLEKGEVAHLNGIDYFDPFLERNLEHPTTNGETLTHLLKASLGTGILAMPQAFQCSGLITGIFATVFVSFVCTFCSYSLVKCAHTLYRRTKVSSMGYADVAEVAFANGPEWSRKFSSFTRQSVLWLLFVTYFGTCSVYTVIIASNFEQLFQHHMGFALNLRYFIAMLLIPLILLSYVPNLKYLAPVSMVANLLMSVGLGITFYYTLYDLPSISERPAVGTFATFPTFFCLTVFAMEAIGVVMPLENNMKTPRSFLGVFGVLNVGMGGVTIVYILLGFLGYLKYGEATESSITLNLPTEDIAAQVAKVCISLAVFCTYGLQFFVCLEIAWTKIQDNFEKATIYHNYVLRTVMVTLSVLIAVAVPTIGPFIGLIGAFCFSLLGIIVPVIIEFATYWDKVTVWMTIRNAVLIAVGFLALVFGTSNSVFQIISAYSTVPPVPTNMTHSAAQ; encoded by the exons ATGAAAGAAGTACCTCAAAACAA acGAAAACCTAGCAAAAAACTAGAGAAGGGCGAAGTCGCACACCTCAATGGCATCGACTACTTTGATCCATTCCTTGAGAGAAACTTAGAACACCCTACTAC TAATGGCGAGACCTTGACTCATTTACTCAAAGCGTCTCTGGGAACCGGGATCCTGGCTATGCCGCAAGCTTTCCAGTGTTCGGGACTTATAACTGGCATATTCGCTACAGTATTCGTGTCGTTCGTGTGCACGTTTTGTTCGTATTCATTG gTAAAATGCGCACACACCCTCTACAGGCGGACAAAAGTATCGTCCATGGGCTACGCAGACGTGGCTGAAGTGGCGTTCGCCAATGGACCCGAATGGTCTCGGAAGTTCTCGTCGTTTACCCGGCAGTCAGTGCTTTGGCTGTTATTTGTTACATACTTTGGAACGTGCAGCGTATACACTGTGATCATCGCATCGAACTTTGAACAATTGTTCCAGCATCACATGGGTTTTGCGCTAAACCTCCGGTATTTTATTGCAATGCTGCTCATACCGCTCATACTGCTCAGCTACGTGccaaatcttaaatatttggCTCCTGTGTCCATGGTCGCCAACCTGTTGATGTCCGTTGGTTTGGGCATCACGTTCTACTATACGTTATACGACTTACCCAGTATTTCGGAAAGGCCGGCCGTAGGGACCTTTGCAACGTTTCCAACATTCTTCTGCCTCACTGTGTTCGCCATGGAAGCCATCGGAgtg gtGATGCCGTTGGAAAACAACATGAAAACGCCCAGAAGCTTTTTGGGAGTTTTCGGTGTGCTGAATGTCGGCATGGGTGGCGTGACCATCGTGTATATTCTGCTCGGTTTCCTCGGTTATTTGAAGTACGGCGAAGCGACGGAATCGAGTATAACGTTAAATCTTCCCACTGAAGACAT TGCTGCTCAAGTTGCTAAAGTATGCATTAGCTTAGCAGTGTTCTGTACGTATGGTCTACAGTTTTTCGTTTGCTTGGAAATCGCGTGGACCAAAATCCaagataattttgaaaaagctACAATTTACCACAACTACGTTCTAAGAACTGTCATGGTGACCTTGTCTG TGTTGATCGCGGTGGCTGTACCGACAATCGGACCGTTTATCGGACTCATCGGAGCTTTTTGTTTCTCGTTGCTTGGCATCATCGTGCCTGTGATCATAGAGTTCGCCACGTACTGGGACAAAGTGACCGTCTGGATGACTATTCGGAACGCAGTGTTGATCGCCGTCGGCTTCTTGGCTTTGGTCTTTGGCACGTCTAACAGCGTCTTCCAAATCATTTCCGCGTACAGTACCGTCCCTCCCGTGCCCACAAACATGACTCATTCGGCCGCTCAATGA